One window of the Bradyrhizobium sp. NP1 genome contains the following:
- a CDS encoding transglutaminase family protein, whose translation MKIRVGFEMIYDFPQPTPLITVLGTHFTRASDIIVPDHLTTDPAVPITPYRDGFGNWCSRIVAPAGRMRLAADGTVRDSGLPDVIVPSASQHAVEDLPAETIVYLLGSRYCETDRLSDVAWKLFENTAPGWARIQAICDFVHNHIRFGYEHARATMTAWEVFNEGRGVCRDYAHLAITFCRCMNIPARYCTGYLGDIGMPPPYAAGDFAGWFEAYIGGRWYTFDARNNIPRIGRVLIAQGRDAADVPITQTFGPNTLISFKVWTDELV comes from the coding sequence ATGAAGATCCGCGTCGGCTTTGAGATGATCTATGACTTTCCGCAACCGACGCCGTTGATAACGGTGCTGGGCACGCATTTTACGCGGGCTTCCGACATCATCGTGCCCGATCACCTGACCACGGACCCTGCCGTGCCGATCACGCCGTATCGCGATGGCTTCGGCAACTGGTGCAGCCGGATCGTCGCACCTGCCGGGCGCATGCGGCTGGCAGCCGATGGGACGGTGCGCGATAGCGGTCTTCCCGATGTGATCGTTCCTTCCGCCTCGCAACACGCCGTGGAGGATCTACCGGCGGAGACGATCGTCTACCTGCTTGGCAGCCGCTACTGCGAGACAGACCGACTTTCCGATGTTGCGTGGAAGCTGTTCGAGAACACGGCACCCGGCTGGGCTCGGATCCAGGCGATTTGCGATTTCGTTCATAACCACATCAGATTCGGTTACGAGCACGCGCGCGCGACCATGACGGCATGGGAAGTGTTCAATGAGGGCCGCGGCGTCTGCCGCGACTATGCGCACCTCGCCATCACGTTCTGCCGCTGCATGAACATTCCGGCGAGATATTGCACCGGCTATCTCGGTGATATCGGTATGCCGCCTCCCTACGCCGCGGGGGATTTTGCCGGCTGGTTTGAAGCCTATATCGGCGGCCGTTGGTACACGTTCGATGCGCGCAACAACATTCCGCGGATTGGCCGTGTGCTGATCGCCCAGGGCCGCGATGCCGCAGACGTTCCAATCACCCAGACTTTTGGACCGAATACGCTTATCAGCTTTAAAGTCTGGACAGATGAGCTGGTGTAG